The Sphingomonas sp. G-3-2-10 DNA window GGTATCGATGCGGCAACGGGTGAGGAAGGTTTCGACCTTGCCGTTGGCGCGGGTGAGGGTGACTTCGACATCCTGACGCGGACGCAGGTTCGCGACGCCGGTGATGGTGAAGGTCTCGGTACCGTCGAGCTTGAGCGTCTCGCGGGTCACGCCCTCGGCGAACTGCAACGGAACGACGCCCATGCCGACCAGGTTCGAGCGGTGGATACGCTCGAAACTCTCGGTGATGACCGCGCGGACGCCGAGCAGGTTGGTGCCCTTTGCCGCCCAGTCGCGCGACGAGCCGGTGCCGTATTCCTTGCCCGCGACGATCACCAGCGGCGTGCCGTCGGCCTTGTGGCGCATCGCGGCGTCGTAGATCGGCATCACCTGATCGTGATACTTGGTCATGCCGCCTTCGATGCCGGGCACCATTTCGTTTTTAATCCTGATATTAGCGAACGTACCTCGCACCATGACTTCGTCGTTACCGCGGCGCGCGCCGTAGCTGTTGAAGTCCTTCTTCGCGACCTGACGCTCCTGAAGGAACGTGCCGGCGGGGCTGTCCGCCTTGATCGAACCCGCGGGCGAAATGTGATCGGTGGTGATCGAGTCGCCGAGGATCGCGAGCGGCTTGGCTTCGATGATATCGTTCACCGGCGCAGGGGTCATCGTCATGCCGGCGAAATAGGGCGGGTTGTGGATGTAGGTCGAGGCGGGCGGCCAGTTATAGGTGTCCGAACCTTCCACCGAAATCGCCGACCAGTGCTTGTCGCCCTGATAGACGTTGCCGTAGCGGGCGCGGAACATGCCGTCGTCGATATTGGCCGCCATTACCGAGGCAACCTCTTCATTTGAGGGCCAAATATCCTTGAGGTAAACCGGGCCGTTGGTGCCTTCGCCGATGGGGGTCGAGTGCATGTCCTCGGTCACGGTGCCCTTGAGGGCATAGGCGACCACGAGGGGGGGCGAGGCGAGGAAGTTCGCGCGCACGTCCGGCGAGACGCGGCCTTCGAAGTTGCGGTTGCCCGACAACACAGACGCCGCGACGATATCGTTGCCGTTGATCGCGGCCGAGATCGGCTCGGCCAGCGGACCCGAATTGCCGATGCAGGTGGTGCAGCCATAACCCACCAGATTGAAGCCGATCGCGTTCAGATCCTCCGACAGCCCCGCCTTGTCGAGATAGTCGGTCACGACCTGCGACCCCGGCGCGAGCGAGGTCTTCACCCACGGCTTGCGCGTCAGGCCCAGCGCCCGCGCCTTGCGCGCGACCAGACCCGCGGCGACCAGCACCGAGGGGTTGGACGTGTTGGTGCACGAAGTGATCGCGGCAATGACAACATCGCCGTCGCCAATGTCATGGTCCGCACCTTCCACAGCGACGCGGGCCGGGCCGTCCTTGTGATAGACCTTGGTCAGATCGCCGTTGAACACTTCGTCCACGGCATCGAGACTGACGCGATCCTGCGGACGCTTCGGACCGGCGAGCGACGCGCAGACGCTGCTCATGTCGAGCTCGAGCGTGTCGGTGAAGATCGGATCGGCCGCATCTTCCTCACGCCAGAAGCCGTTGGCGCGGCAATAAGCCTCGACCAGCGCGATTTCCTCGTCCGGCCGGCCGGTGAGGCGGAGATAATCGAGGCTGCGATCGTCGATCGGGAAGAAGCCGCAGGTCGCGCCATATTCGGGCGCCATGTTGGCGATGGTCGCGCGATCCGCCAGCGTCATCGCCGACAGGCCCGGGCCATAGAATTCGACGAAGCGGCCGACCACGCCCTTGGCGCGCAGCATCTGGGTGACGGTGAGCACCAGATCGGTGGCGGTGATGCCTTCGTTGAGCTTGCCGGTCAGCTTGAAGCCGACGACTTCGGGGATCAGCATCGACACCGGCTGGCCGAGCATCGCGGCCTCAGCCTCGATGCCGCCCACGCCCCAGCCGAGAATGCCGAGGCCGTTGACCATCGTGGTGTGGCTGTCGGTGCCGACCAGCGTATCGGGATAGGCGATCTCGGCGCCGTCGGCGGCCTTGGACGACCAGACCGCGCGGCCGATATATTCGAGGTTCACCTGGTGGCAGATGCCGGTGCCCGGGGGAACGACCTGGAAATTGTCGAGCGCCTTCGAACCCCATTTCAGGAACTCGTAGCGCTCCAGATTGCGGTCATATTCCAGCTCGACATTCTGCTCGAACGCCTTGGGCGAGCCGAATTCGTCGACCATCACCGAGTGATCGATGACGAGATGGACAGGAACCTGCGGATTGATCTTCGCGGCATCGCCGCCGAGCGAGGTGATCGCATCGCGCATCGCGGCCAGATCGACCACGCAGGGAACGCCGGTGAAATCCTGCATCAGCACACGGGCGGGGCGATACTGGATCTCACGGTTCGACCGGGCATCCTTCTGCCAGTCGACGATCGCCTGCGCATCCTCACGCGTGACCGTCACGCCATCCTCGAAGCGGAGCATATTCTCGAGCAGCACCTTCATCGAGAAGGGCAGGCGGCTGATGTCGCCGAGCTTCTTCGCGGCCTTGGGCAGCGAGTAGAAGTCGTAGGACTTGCCGTTCACGTCGAGCGTGTCGCGGATACCGAGGGTGTCGTTGCCGATGGCGGTCATTGCGGAAGGGTCCCTTTCCCAGTGTTGTGGCCGGCGGGGCGCTCGGGGAGTGCGGGGCTCTTTGGGGAGCCGCGCGGGCGCGCGTGCCGGTTGCTGCGCATGCGAAGATTCGCGTGCGCCTTAGCGCGGGATGGGGTGCGGGGGAAGGGGAGGGGGAAGGAAGTGGCTATGGGATGGATCAAGCCAGAAATTCCGCAATTCGGCGCAGGAGTTCCTCACGATCGCGAATCTCGCATTCCCAGATAACCAGAACCCGCCACCGGTCGGCATTCAATGCCGAATTGGAGGCGCAATCTCGGTCGCGGTTCCGTTGAATCTTGGCCGTCCAATAGGATGCGTTGGTCTTTGGAATTCGCGAGCCGCGTTTGCAGTCATGTCCGTGCCAAAAACACCCGTGTACGAAAATGACCTTTCGCCGGCCCGCAAATACGAGATCAGGACAGCCCGGCAGGGACTTTCTGTGAAGCCTGTATCTGAAGCCCAATGAGGTCACGGCTTTCCGAACTGTCAATTCCGGAGTCGTGTTGTGGGATCGAACCGATCGCATGATTGAGCTTCGGTCGATTATCCTTCTCCTTGATCGCCCTCGATCTCCTGTCCCAGCTTGAGCAATTCGCGATGATAGCGCTGCAGGCGCTGGAAATGCGCCTCTATGGCGCCTGCAATCTCCCGAGAATTTTTCACGGCCAGAAAGTGGCCAACAATCTGCGAATAGTGCTCAGCCTGACGTGGAAGACGCAGCGCCGGATCCAGTTTTTCGGCGATTTCACCATCCGCCATAACCTGAACGACCTGTGCAGGTTCCGGCAGGGCGATTGCTGTTGCGGGCGCCGGAGGAACCTTACCGTTCATCAGCGCCGATTTTGGGTGAAACGCATGAAACAGCGCATCTTCCAGCGGATTGATGTCCGAGGAATTCTCAACAGGATATGCCCAGACGTGGGCGATTTCCCAGACATCGACCTGCCGGTTCGCGATGATATCGGATCGGGCGGATGTGAGGTGACGATTCACGCGTGCGCGAATGCCATCCTTGGATTGCCCGACATAAAGCGGAACAGCGTTCAGATCACAGAGAACATAGCAGCCGATCTGATTCGTTAGGGTTCGAACCGCCCGACGGCGGAAGTCCAAGTCAATCGCCATACCGTCGACTTAGGCTGCAACAGCCTCAAGCTGCAATAGAGCCGCGTTCGCTTTCCACATTGTCGAGTATCGGTTCCAACAAGTGAGAAGCGAGATATCGCACCACAGGCACACAGACCCCATCGCCGGCCACATGATAAGCATCATTGTATCGTTCAGGGAGGATGTAACCGTCTGCCAGTCCCATCAAACGTGCGGCTTCTCGCGGAGAGAGCAGCCGCGAGCGGATGGATTCGCCTTCGACCACCACGATAGTCTGTCGGCTTGATCCGCCTGCCGGCGTTCTAAGGCAGCCGGCCATATCGTCGAATCGCACCTCCGCCCTTTGACGCTTGACGCCGCGTTCATCGAGACGAGTGCGCTTGTACACGCCGCCAACCTGCTTGCGGCCAGAAGTGCGAACCTGCGCGATCTTCGCGAGATGCAAAGGCGTCATCATGGCGAGTAATCTCTCGGTTTCGGCCTTCGAATGCCAACGGCAACCGGTTGGCTTCTCCTCGATCAGATCGATGAATCCGGTATTGCGAGGTGCTGGGGCAGGAAGCCGCCACCATACCCATTGCGATTTTGCTTCTTCCGGAAGGCGAGATTGGGCAGCGCGAAGCGAAACGGGATGCCAGATTTCGTCCTGCTCCGAACCGTGAAGCCCTGTCGGCAAGGGGACATCCTCTGCGACCGCCACGAAGAAAAGCCGAGCCCTGCTTTGCGGAACAAAATGTCGGGCGTCCATGACCATGGCCCCGTATTTGTATCGCGCTTGGGCAAGAGCTTCGCAAAGCGCCTGGAAGTCGCGTCCATCACGCGAGGTGATCGCGCCAACCACGTTTTCAAGCACAATGACTTTGGGCGCGCGGCCTTCATCCCTGAGTTTGCTCATCAGAGCCCAGAACGGCCAGAACGTGCCTGATCGCGTGAGCACTTCGGATGAGGATTCTCCAAGCCCGCGATATTTCCCGGCAAGGGAAAGATCCTGACAGGGGAAGGAGGCCCAGGTCAGATCGGCGCGGCCTGGCAATTGGCTGGAAGCGACTTTCGCCACGTCGCCTTCGAAAAAGTGGTCGTCGCCCCAATTTGCGATATAGGTGCGAGCCTTCATTTCATTGAAATCATTCGCGAATTGGCAGCGCCAGCCCGAGCCGAGCCCGGCATTCGCCATGCCGCCGCCGGCGAAAAATTCATAGAAGGTTCGCTGTTGCGTCATCGCTCCCATCCAAGGCTCCGACATCTCTTTAACCCCGTCCAAGAAATTGAGAAGCGCACATTTGGCGGATGCAGAATCGTTTCCAGCCGCGAAAGTCTTAGCGTTGTTTCCAATTTGTTCCAACCGGTCTGGATATAGTTATATCGGAAATGGATGAACCTGTTCGTCCGCAGCTGTGACCGGCGCTGGATATTTGTTCCCATTCCCCCCTGTCCTACACGGAAATCCCCGGATAACTGACTTGCTCCTTTTTGCAGGGAGCGAGTCGGATGGTGGGGAAGGATGCGCGGCGCTGGACGGTGGAGCATAGATCGGGGTTTCTCCGTGCGCTTGCCGAAACCGGGACGGTCAAGGGCGCCTGTGCGGCGATCGGGAAATCGGTGGCGGGGGCGCATTACCGGCGGCAGCGGGAGCCGGACTTTGCCGAGGCCTGGGATCATGTGCTGGGGCGGGTGAAGTCCGCCTGGGCCGGGGCGCGCGAGGTGGCGGTGGTGGTGCCGGCGACGGGCAGGCTGGCCGGCTATCGCATGCGGCATGACGGGTGGACGCCCGCGCGGCAGCAATTGTTTCTCACCGCATTGTCGCAGACCGGGTGCGTGCGCGACGCGTGTTTGCGGGCGGCGATTTCGGAGACTTCGGCGTATCGCTGGCGGCGGAAGTCGAAGCGCTTTGCCACGGCGTGGGAGCGGGCGCTGCGCAAGGCGCGGCCGACGATCGAAGCGGAAGCCTATCGCCGCGCGGTGGAAGGCTGGGACGAGGCCGTGATCCGGAACGGGGAAGTGGTGTCGGTGAAGCGGCGCTATTCGGATTCGCTGTTGCGGACCTTGCTGACGCGGGAGGCCGGGCGTGGGGCGGGTGCGGGGAAAGGCGAGGATGTCTTTGCCGATCTGCAGTTGAAGCGCTGGCCCGGCGAACGCGAGAGCGAGTGGCTGGAGCGCCGCGCGCGGGGCGCGGCGAAGGCGGCGGGGGGACAATTCTTCCACCGCGCGACCGAGGAAGATACCAATGCGGCGCTGATGAAGCAGCTGGCGATGCTGAAGAAGACCATGGTGAACGAAGTGGCCGAGGCGGAGCGGTTTGCGAAGCGGGTGAGCGAGGCGCGGGCGAGCCGGGCGGCTGCGGACGAGGTGCGGGCGGTGGAAGGCGAAGTGCTGCCGCCCGAACCGCGGCTGCGGATCACGCGATTGTAGCGCGGGCGGTGCGCGGGCATGGTGCGCGGGCGACGGGTTTCGGGGAGCGGGCGATGCGGCGGGTTTGGGAGCTGATGGCGGGGCTGGCGCTGGTGGCGGGCGGCTGTGGGAGCGCAGCGGCGCAGGACGCGGCGCCGGTGACTCCGGTCGCCCCGATCGCGGCACCGCATCCGCAGACGCCGCAGGAGATTGCCAAGACGTGCCGCCGGGTGGGCGATGTGGCGAGCCGCTCGGGCCAGGCGCAGTTCCTGCGGATCGCGCCGGAGAGCGCGGCTCGGCTGGCGGAGATCGGGCTGGACCGGGCGGGCGTGTTCGCGCGGATGGCGGAGACTTCGATCCCCGAGACGGTGGGCTGCTGGGCGATGCCGGTGGGGAATTTCGACAGCCAGCTGATCTCGGTCGGCATGTCGCAGTGGAATTTCGGGACGGGCAGCCTGCAGCCGGTGCTGAAGGCGTGGCGGAAGGAGTTTCGTTCGGGGCGGGACTATCGCCGGGCGGTGCGGGCGCTGGCGCCGGTTTACGGGAAGCTGCTGTTCTCGCGCGATTGCCTGAAGGTGCCGGTGGGGGACAAATGCCGCGCGGGCGTGCTGGCGGCGCATGGAGCGGACGGGTGGCTGAACCCGGTGCTGTTTGGCGAACTGACCGCGATCTTCGAGAGCGACGAGATGCTGCAGGTGCAGACGGATCATTATGTCGCGCTGCTGGAAGCGGTGCGGCTGGACCTGCTCCGGGTGTTCGCGGGGCAGCCGATCACGATGCGCAAGGTGCGCTGGGCGGTGGATACCAAGGTGCAGCAGGGCTTTTTCCCGGCGGACGAGGATCTGGCGCGAGTGCGCGGCAAGCTGGCGGCGATGCCCGAGGCGGAGCGGTGGGACCGGCTTCGCGCGATCTTCGGCTGGTATCGCAACCTCAGCCTGACGATCGATCAGGACGGGGTGAAGCGCGACCATGAATGGAATTACGAACAGTGGAACTGCATGATCGACAAGGGGCGGATCGATCCCGAGCAATATGAGATGCTGCACCTGACCTTCATCCGCAGCCGGACCGCGGTGGGGAATAGCGGGCGGTGGCAGGCGCTGACCTTTTCGCGGCGGGCGAAGATCGTGCTGGGGGTGGGGAGTGTCTCGGGCGTGCGGGACGGCAGCTGCACCGCGGGGTGAGCGCGCGTAATATTGTGTTTCCGGGCGGTGTCGCGCTTGGAACCTGCGCGGCTTCCGGCCATTGGTGGGCGAAACCTTATGGGAGTAGCGCGATGACGGCTTTGCGGATTGGGGCGGCAGTGGTGGTTCTGGCCGGGCTGGGTGCTTGTACGGCGCAGGACGAGGCACGGCCGGAGAGCGGCGGGCGCTATGCCGCGGGCAGCTTCGTGGCGGAAGCGCTGCTCAAGACCGCCGAGGGCGCCGACGCGGGCAAGGCGTGGGTCAAGCAGAAGGACGGCGACCTGGTGGTGAGCATGGAGGTGACCGGCGTGTCGCCGGGGCTGCACGGGGTGCATATCCACACCACCGGCAAGTGCGAGGCGCCGGGCTTCACCACCGCGGGCGGCCACTGGAACCCGAGCGGCCACCAGCATGGCAGCATGAACCCCGCCGGCCCGCATGTGGGCGACATTCCCAACCTGACCGTGGGCGCGGACGGCAAGGGCAAGCTGAGCTTCACCCTGCCGGGTGGCGCGTTCGAGGATCTGCTGGACGAAGATGGCGCGGCGTTCGTGGTCCATGCCGGGCCGGACGATCTGAAGACCGATCCGGCGGGCAATAGCGGCGCGCGGATCGCCTGCGGCGTGTTCGCGGCGAAATAGTCGGGTTCAGCGCAGCTGAACCGGTTGCGGCACCAGCCCGCTCCCCCACCCGACCTCCCATCCAGCATATTCTGTGGGAGTCCGGGTGGGGGAGCGGGCTGGTGCCGTCTTCAGCATCAAAGCGGTTCGCCGGACTGACGCGCGCGTTCCTCGCGGCTGGCCTCGGCTTTCGGGACCAGCCGGTAAGCCGCGATGCCGGCGATCACGGCGAGCGGGACGGTGGCGATCAGCCAGAGGATGCCGGTCGACAGGTTGCCGCCGTGAAGATCGGCGATGCGGCCGGCGAGATAGGGTCCCATCGCCAGGCCGAGCAGCGTGGTGCCGATGAAGAAGGCCGCGGTGGCGGTACCGCGCATGCGGGGCAGGACGAGATCCTGCGTCGCGGCTGCGGCGGAGCCGAGCGCGCTGCTGGCGAGGAACTGGGCGATGGGGAGCATCGCGTAATAGATCGACTTGTCGCCGGTGGTGAAGGCGATGGCGACCGGCGGGATGGGCGCGACCGCGCCGAACAGGATCACCGCGATCCGGCCCGAAGCGAAACGCTGGCGCAACCGGTCCGCCGCCATGCCGCCCAAGGTGACGCCGAGGAAACCGGCGAGGATCGCCGGGCCGCCGACATAGAGCCCGATCTCGGCCGGCGTCGCGCCGAAGGTGCGGATGCCGTAGATCGGCGCGACCGCCGAGACGGCATAGGCCATGAACGCGTTCAGCCCGTACGCCAAGACGACGAAGAGGAAGGCGGGGGTGCCGACGATCAGCGCGAAGGTGGGCCGGTCCCGATGGCGCAGCGCCGCCGCCCAGCTGTACACCGCATAGACGCCGATCCCGACCGCGATCCATTGCGGCTTCGGCTCGCCCGCCCAGATCAGCGCGCCGACCGCGAGGATGACGAGCAGCAGCACCGCGAGATTGCCGATCAGCGCGTTCACGCCGTTGCGCGCGGCGCCGATCAGGGTGAAGGGCGGGACGATCGTCAGCAGATCCTCGAAAAAGGCCTTG harbors:
- the acnA gene encoding aconitate hydratase AcnA, with product MTAIGNDTLGIRDTLDVNGKSYDFYSLPKAAKKLGDISRLPFSMKVLLENMLRFEDGVTVTREDAQAIVDWQKDARSNREIQYRPARVLMQDFTGVPCVVDLAAMRDAITSLGGDAAKINPQVPVHLVIDHSVMVDEFGSPKAFEQNVELEYDRNLERYEFLKWGSKALDNFQVVPPGTGICHQVNLEYIGRAVWSSKAADGAEIAYPDTLVGTDSHTTMVNGLGILGWGVGGIEAEAAMLGQPVSMLIPEVVGFKLTGKLNEGITATDLVLTVTQMLRAKGVVGRFVEFYGPGLSAMTLADRATIANMAPEYGATCGFFPIDDRSLDYLRLTGRPDEEIALVEAYCRANGFWREEDAADPIFTDTLELDMSSVCASLAGPKRPQDRVSLDAVDEVFNGDLTKVYHKDGPARVAVEGADHDIGDGDVVIAAITSCTNTSNPSVLVAAGLVARKARALGLTRKPWVKTSLAPGSQVVTDYLDKAGLSEDLNAIGFNLVGYGCTTCIGNSGPLAEPISAAINGNDIVAASVLSGNRNFEGRVSPDVRANFLASPPLVVAYALKGTVTEDMHSTPIGEGTNGPVYLKDIWPSNEEVASVMAANIDDGMFRARYGNVYQGDKHWSAISVEGSDTYNWPPASTYIHNPPYFAGMTMTPAPVNDIIEAKPLAILGDSITTDHISPAGSIKADSPAGTFLQERQVAKKDFNSYGARRGNDEVMVRGTFANIRIKNEMVPGIEGGMTKYHDQVMPIYDAAMRHKADGTPLVIVAGKEYGTGSSRDWAAKGTNLLGVRAVITESFERIHRSNLVGMGVVPLQFAEGVTRETLKLDGTETFTITGVANLRPRQDVEVTLTRANGKVETFLTRCRIDTVNELEYFLNGGILQYVLRKLAA
- a CDS encoding very short patch repair endonuclease, which translates into the protein MAQAGTGDRGRSRRRIIDRSSIMRSVRSHNTTPELTVRKAVTSLGFRYRLHRKSLPGCPDLVFAGRRKVIFVHGCFWHGHDCKRGSRIPKTNASYWTAKIQRNRDRDCASNSALNADRWRVLVIWECEIRDREELLRRIAEFLA
- a CDS encoding GIY-YIG nuclease family protein produces the protein MAIDLDFRRRAVRTLTNQIGCYVLCDLNAVPLYVGQSKDGIRARVNRHLTSARSDIIANRQVDVWEIAHVWAYPVENSSDINPLEDALFHAFHPKSALMNGKVPPAPATAIALPEPAQVVQVMADGEIAEKLDPALRLPRQAEHYSQIVGHFLAVKNSREIAGAIEAHFQRLQRYHRELLKLGQEIEGDQGEG
- a CDS encoding DNA cytosine methyltransferase, translating into MGAMTQQRTFYEFFAGGGMANAGLGSGWRCQFANDFNEMKARTYIANWGDDHFFEGDVAKVASSQLPGRADLTWASFPCQDLSLAGKYRGLGESSSEVLTRSGTFWPFWALMSKLRDEGRAPKVIVLENVVGAITSRDGRDFQALCEALAQARYKYGAMVMDARHFVPQSRARLFFVAVAEDVPLPTGLHGSEQDEIWHPVSLRAAQSRLPEEAKSQWVWWRLPAPAPRNTGFIDLIEEKPTGCRWHSKAETERLLAMMTPLHLAKIAQVRTSGRKQVGGVYKRTRLDERGVKRQRAEVRFDDMAGCLRTPAGGSSRQTIVVVEGESIRSRLLSPREAARLMGLADGYILPERYNDAYHVAGDGVCVPVVRYLASHLLEPILDNVESERGSIAA
- a CDS encoding superoxide dismutase family protein, with protein sequence MTALRIGAAVVVLAGLGACTAQDEARPESGGRYAAGSFVAEALLKTAEGADAGKAWVKQKDGDLVVSMEVTGVSPGLHGVHIHTTGKCEAPGFTTAGGHWNPSGHQHGSMNPAGPHVGDIPNLTVGADGKGKLSFTLPGGAFEDLLDEDGAAFVVHAGPDDLKTDPAGNSGARIACGVFAAK
- a CDS encoding MFS transporter, with amino-acid sequence MATHASTAPSETRASAYSWYVLIVLFLVYALNFIDRQIITILADDIQKDLGLSHADIGFLYGTAFGVFYALFGIPLGRLADNWHRVRLLTAGLALWSAMTALSGLARNGLQLTAARIGVGVGEATASPAAYSLLSDWFPKRQRATALAIYSAGIYFGGGFSLFLGGKIVEWWNAAYPGGGPFGLVGWQAAFMAVGLPGIVLAVIVFTLREPQRGQSEGLIAPPHPAPFKAFFEDLLTIVPPFTLIGAARNGVNALIGNLAVLLLVILAVGALIWAGEPKPQWIAVGIGVYAVYSWAAALRHRDRPTFALIVGTPAFLFVVLAYGLNAFMAYAVSAVAPIYGIRTFGATPAEIGLYVGGPAILAGFLGVTLGGMAADRLRQRFASGRIAVILFGAVAPIPPVAIAFTTGDKSIYYAMLPIAQFLASSALGSAAAATQDLVLPRMRGTATAAFFIGTTLLGLAMGPYLAGRIADLHGGNLSTGILWLIATVPLAVIAGIAAYRLVPKAEASREERARQSGEPL